The following are encoded together in the Saccharospirillaceae bacterium genome:
- the ybfE gene encoding LexA regulated protein produces MSVQPEDRTTIDMFTRRRPGRPRSNPYDRALQCKHNKRSQRQRDKAAGMHRLEVKVDGDVVRRLDDVRDELNLTRAEVIELALKQWLHI; encoded by the coding sequence ATGTCTGTACAACCTGAAGATCGCACGACCATCGATATGTTTACCCGCCGCAGACCTGGAAGGCCACGCAGCAATCCATATGATCGTGCGCTACAGTGTAAGCATAACAAGCGTAGTCAGCGTCAGCGTGACAAGGCGGCTGGTATGCATCGCCTCGAAGTTAAGGTAGACGGTGATGTTGTTCGTCGCCTTGATGACGTTCGTGACGAACTGAATCTGACTCGCGCTGAGGTAATTGAACTCGCTTTGAAGCAATGGCTTCATATCTGA
- a CDS encoding YcgL domain-containing protein: MTKILCDIYKSLKKDEAYLYVAQKTGLKELPEELLEVFGPAEKTLTIILTEDKKLARAEAVKVMAEIEDKGYYLQMPPPKETYMLDLFCKKDKSDHEC; encoded by the coding sequence ATGACTAAGATTTTATGTGACATTTACAAGTCATTGAAAAAAGATGAAGCCTATTTGTACGTCGCGCAAAAAACAGGATTGAAGGAATTACCTGAGGAGTTGCTGGAGGTTTTCGGCCCAGCAGAGAAGACGCTGACGATTATTCTTACCGAGGATAAGAAGTTGGCACGCGCAGAGGCTGTAAAAGTTATGGCAGAAATTGAAGACAAAGGTTATTACCTTCAGATGCCTCCTCCTAAAGAAACCTATATGTTGGATTTGTTCTGTAAAAAGGACAAAAGCGATCATGAGTGTTGA
- the rnd gene encoding ribonuclease D — MTELFQPNWIADNQALQEACNLWQGEAYLAVDTEFVRTTTFYPKAGLIQITSSDGDYLIDPLVIDDWQPLREIFEHPLIVKVFHACAEDLEVCRQLVGCVPAPLADSQHAAALAGLGGSMGFQRVVSAVLGIDLPKGETRSNWLERPLREEQVQYAVADVHYLYRLYPKLIAQLKKMQREAWLAEDCDRLVEQAKAPEVLAEHYRRVKLAWKLRAQEQFVLQQLVVWREQQARERDVPRNKVVDDNTLWNLARYKVKNHDQLIRSGMKPASARQDGKVVLKIIEQALAMESRYWPKQLDKPLSPQVGQTLKDLKKIIVEKAEQLNIPADLLVKKKALEALLRSGMASGKYALPDSLAGWRKAEITDELILALTEVTAPD; from the coding sequence GTGACTGAATTATTTCAGCCGAACTGGATTGCCGATAACCAGGCGTTGCAGGAAGCCTGCAATCTGTGGCAGGGAGAGGCGTATCTCGCTGTTGATACTGAATTTGTCAGAACAACGACGTTTTATCCTAAAGCCGGTTTGATTCAGATCACTTCCAGTGACGGAGATTACCTGATTGATCCTCTGGTAATTGATGATTGGCAGCCATTGCGTGAGATATTTGAGCACCCTCTGATCGTAAAGGTGTTTCACGCCTGCGCTGAAGACCTCGAGGTTTGTCGGCAATTAGTGGGGTGCGTTCCTGCGCCTCTGGCCGACAGTCAACACGCCGCAGCGCTTGCTGGCCTGGGGGGATCCATGGGATTTCAACGTGTTGTATCTGCCGTTTTGGGCATTGATTTGCCAAAGGGCGAGACGCGTTCGAATTGGCTGGAGCGCCCGCTACGTGAAGAGCAGGTACAGTATGCTGTGGCCGATGTGCATTATTTGTATCGTCTTTATCCCAAGCTAATTGCTCAGCTAAAAAAAATGCAGCGTGAAGCCTGGCTGGCAGAAGATTGTGATCGGCTTGTGGAGCAGGCAAAGGCACCTGAAGTGTTGGCAGAGCACTATCGCCGCGTGAAGCTGGCGTGGAAATTACGCGCCCAGGAGCAATTTGTGTTGCAACAGCTTGTTGTGTGGCGCGAACAACAGGCGCGTGAGCGCGATGTACCACGAAATAAAGTGGTTGATGACAATACCCTGTGGAATCTTGCCCGCTACAAAGTAAAGAACCACGATCAGTTAATCCGTTCGGGAATGAAGCCGGCTTCTGCACGACAAGATGGAAAGGTTGTACTGAAAATCATTGAGCAAGCATTGGCCATGGAAAGTCGTTATTGGCCCAAGCAGCTGGATAAGCCACTATCACCGCAAGTTGGTCAGACACTGAAAGATCTGAAAAAGATCATTGTGGAAAAAGCAGAGCAGCTGAATATTCCGGCCGACCTTCTGGTGAAGAAAAAAGCCCTTGAAGCCTTGCTGCGCTCGGGAATGGCATCAGGAAAGTACGCTCTGCCTGACAGTCTGGCGGGTTGGCGTAAAGCAGAAATTACCGATGAATTAATTCTGGCGTTAACCGAAGTGACGGCGCCGGATTGA
- a CDS encoding MoxR family ATPase → MKFQGTDDYVATPELRMAVNAAITLQRPLLLKGEPGTGKTMLAEQLAQSLDTELIQWHIKSTTKAHQGLYEYDAVSRLRDSQLGNDKVHDIKNYIVKGKLWEAFTADKPVVLLIDEIDKADIEFPNDLLLELDKMEFFCYETQERIVAKHRPIILITSNNEKELPDAFLRRCFFHYIDFPDRDTMKEIVEVHYPGIQNELVTESMDVFFDVRKVPGLKKKPSTSELIDWLKLLMADDIGVEILRNKDTSKAIPPMYGALVKNEQDVQLLEKLAFMSRRKG, encoded by the coding sequence ATGAAGTTTCAGGGTACAGACGATTATGTAGCAACTCCGGAGTTGCGTATGGCGGTTAACGCCGCTATCACTTTGCAGCGCCCATTGTTACTAAAAGGTGAGCCTGGAACCGGTAAGACCATGCTGGCCGAGCAGCTTGCTCAGTCGTTGGATACCGAATTGATTCAGTGGCACATCAAAAGTACAACCAAGGCACATCAGGGTTTGTACGAATATGACGCCGTTTCCCGTTTACGCGACTCTCAGTTGGGGAATGACAAAGTTCACGACATCAAGAACTACATCGTGAAAGGTAAGTTATGGGAAGCGTTCACTGCCGATAAGCCTGTTGTTCTGCTGATTGATGAAATTGATAAAGCAGATATTGAGTTTCCGAACGACTTATTGTTAGAACTCGATAAGATGGAATTCTTCTGTTACGAAACTCAAGAACGCATTGTCGCCAAGCATCGCCCAATTATTCTGATTACCAGTAACAACGAGAAAGAGCTGCCGGACGCTTTTCTGCGTCGTTGTTTCTTCCACTACATCGATTTCCCTGATCGCGACACCATGAAAGAAATTGTCGAAGTGCATTATCCGGGCATTCAGAATGAGTTGGTCACGGAGTCGATGGATGTATTTTTTGACGTTCGAAAAGTACCGGGCCTGAAGAAGAAGCCCTCGACGTCAGAATTGATCGATTGGCTTAAGCTGTTAATGGCTGACGATATCGGCGTAGAGATTTTGCGTAATAAAGATACTTCGAAAGCAATTCCACCCATGTATGGGGCTCTGGTGAAGAATGAACAGGATGTCCAGCTGCTGGAGAAACTGGCATTTATGAGTCGTCGTAAGGGCTGA
- a CDS encoding YcgN family cysteine cluster protein, producing MSVEPFWRTKTLAQMSRPEWESLCDGCALCCLHKLEDEDTGDVYYTDVHCRYMDTKNCQCTVYQERNKKVPTCVWLTPEQAESFFWLPQTCAYRVLQEGRDLPEWHPLISGDPDSVHRAGISIKNKGIADNRIAEEYWQDRIIWKA from the coding sequence ATGAGTGTTGAGCCATTCTGGCGTACCAAAACACTGGCGCAAATGAGTCGCCCGGAGTGGGAGTCGTTATGTGATGGTTGTGCGCTCTGTTGCTTGCATAAGCTTGAAGATGAAGATACCGGGGATGTGTATTATACCGACGTTCATTGTCGTTATATGGATACCAAAAACTGCCAGTGTACTGTCTATCAAGAACGCAATAAAAAGGTCCCAACCTGTGTCTGGCTAACACCCGAACAGGCGGAAAGCTTCTTTTGGCTACCGCAAACCTGTGCTTATCGTGTATTGCAAGAGGGACGAGATCTGCCGGAATGGCACCCTTTAATCAGCGGTGATCCGGACTCTGTTCATCGGGCCGGGATCTCAATCAAAAATAAAGGTATTGCCGACAATCGAATCGCTGAAGAGTACTGGCAGGATCGGATTATCTGGAAAGCGTAG
- a CDS encoding peroxiredoxin family protein translates to MAIASSLVVAQDSSETSVIAPGQSVPDFSLPAANGWGQRLAEVKGQAVMLIWLDDCDQCDEQLVQYQLMAEGLQAEGLVTWFIWTPDGDDKAPDMRLPVLVADPYWKTAWQFKSRPAIMLINGEGVLEHLMLGDLDDNFSSTNELLPSWLAQQQRLK, encoded by the coding sequence ATGGCTATTGCCTCAAGCCTGGTTGTGGCTCAGGACAGTTCTGAGACATCGGTCATTGCACCAGGGCAGAGTGTGCCGGACTTTTCTTTACCTGCAGCGAATGGCTGGGGACAGCGACTGGCAGAAGTAAAAGGTCAGGCCGTAATGCTGATCTGGCTCGACGATTGTGATCAGTGTGATGAACAATTAGTTCAATATCAGCTAATGGCTGAAGGTCTGCAGGCCGAGGGACTGGTTACCTGGTTCATCTGGACGCCGGATGGCGATGATAAAGCACCGGATATGCGGCTGCCTGTTCTGGTTGCCGATCCGTATTGGAAAACCGCCTGGCAATTTAAATCACGGCCGGCAATTATGTTGATCAATGGCGAAGGTGTACTTGAACATCTGATGCTGGGCGACCTGGACGATAATTTCTCCAGCACAAACGAATTGCTGCCATCGTGGCTGGCGCAGCAACAAAGGCTGAAATAA
- a CDS encoding YbaB/EbfC family nucleoid-associated protein: MIKGGMGNLMKQAQKMQEQMQEAQAKLAEAEVTGESGAGLVKVTMNGRHDVKRVELDDSVMEEDKEMLEDLLAAAVNDAVRKIEANSQEQMSKMTAGMGLPPGMKMPF; the protein is encoded by the coding sequence ATGATTAAAGGTGGTATGGGTAACCTGATGAAGCAGGCCCAGAAGATGCAAGAGCAAATGCAGGAAGCTCAGGCAAAACTGGCAGAGGCGGAAGTAACCGGAGAGTCTGGTGCTGGCCTGGTCAAAGTCACCATGAACGGTCGTCATGACGTTAAGCGTGTTGAGCTGGACGACTCTGTGATGGAAGAAGACAAAGAAATGTTAGAGGATTTGCTGGCTGCTGCGGTCAATGACGCTGTGCGCAAGATCGAAGCCAACAGTCAGGAGCAAATGTCTAAGATGACGGCTGGCATGGGCTTGCCACCCGGTATGAAAATGCCGTTCTGA
- the dnaX gene encoding DNA polymerase III subunit gamma/tau has translation MSYQVLARKWRPRFFDEMVGQEHVLRALINALNEERLHHAYLFTGTRGVGKTTIARILAKCLNCEQGVSARPCGTCASCQEIAEGRFVDLIEVDAASRTKVEDTRELLDNVQYAPTRGRFKVYLIDEVHMLSTHSFNALLKTLEEPPAHVKFLLATTDPQKLPVTILSRCLQFSLKNMTPEKIVSYLAQVLEAEKMQFEEPALWQLGRAAQGSMRDALSLTDQAIAYGEGMVGESQVNAMLGTMDRGRLFKLAEVMAKANAADVLAEIAAMAEHGPDYDEVLQGLLHIWHRASLAQVVPDAIENSQGDREAILQLSMSMQAEDLQLYYQIALSGRADLNLAPDPRQGFEMILLRMLAFRPAPQAPVDLDLNSALQAPPMIEQGTSVATIAEPVAEDEKKKRLSSDPAAVSSVAALHQVAGDDGVTAPVDQNGEPAVAQEVVDTNCVQDAVAVDDSEGVGDTAGVDDPVDGGSERVDAAEHRAPVFSIEERLKQAEQTPVELETPLVTKAAETVKEAKQDAEQLDPLQPHNWWQWVQQLPLAGLPQAIARNSALIDVNGEALVFDVDPAQGALFNASQVGRIQDALQQLLPGAKIEMSLQSPRGETPEQRRQREQAEAFYAAKQSIESDPVVNQILTEMGGFVIEDSIRPAN, from the coding sequence ATGAGTTATCAAGTACTTGCTCGAAAATGGCGCCCGCGTTTCTTTGATGAAATGGTGGGGCAGGAGCATGTGCTGCGTGCGCTGATCAATGCGCTGAACGAAGAACGTCTGCATCACGCCTATTTGTTTACCGGTACACGAGGTGTCGGTAAAACCACCATTGCCCGGATTTTAGCGAAATGTCTTAACTGTGAGCAGGGGGTGAGTGCGCGTCCTTGCGGCACTTGCGCCTCTTGCCAGGAAATTGCGGAAGGTCGTTTCGTTGATCTGATTGAAGTGGATGCTGCATCGCGAACCAAGGTCGAAGATACCCGCGAGCTATTGGACAATGTCCAGTATGCGCCAACACGAGGGCGCTTCAAGGTCTACCTGATCGATGAAGTGCATATGCTTTCGACACACAGCTTTAATGCCTTGCTGAAGACTTTGGAGGAACCGCCTGCCCACGTAAAGTTTCTTCTGGCAACGACCGACCCGCAAAAGTTACCTGTGACGATTTTGTCGCGCTGTCTGCAGTTCAGTCTGAAGAATATGACGCCGGAGAAAATTGTTAGCTATCTGGCTCAGGTGCTTGAGGCAGAGAAAATGCAGTTTGAAGAGCCGGCGCTGTGGCAGTTGGGGCGCGCTGCGCAGGGCAGTATGCGTGATGCATTATCGCTGACTGATCAGGCCATTGCTTACGGCGAGGGAATGGTCGGGGAAAGCCAGGTCAATGCAATGCTGGGTACTATGGATCGCGGTCGCCTGTTTAAATTGGCAGAGGTGATGGCAAAGGCCAATGCGGCTGATGTGCTGGCAGAAATTGCTGCGATGGCTGAGCATGGACCGGATTACGACGAGGTCTTGCAAGGACTGTTGCATATCTGGCACCGGGCATCATTGGCTCAGGTGGTTCCGGACGCGATTGAAAATTCGCAGGGGGATCGTGAAGCCATCCTGCAACTTTCGATGAGTATGCAAGCCGAAGACCTGCAATTGTATTATCAGATTGCTTTATCCGGACGTGCTGATCTGAATCTGGCGCCAGATCCTCGCCAGGGTTTTGAAATGATTTTGTTACGTATGTTGGCATTCCGTCCGGCGCCTCAAGCACCGGTTGATCTCGATCTGAATTCTGCGCTGCAGGCACCACCCATGATTGAGCAAGGCACTTCCGTTGCAACGATTGCTGAACCGGTGGCTGAGGACGAAAAAAAAAAGCGACTGAGCAGTGACCCGGCAGCCGTGTCTTCGGTCGCTGCTCTGCATCAGGTCGCAGGTGATGATGGCGTCACCGCTCCCGTCGACCAGAATGGGGAACCTGCTGTAGCTCAGGAGGTTGTTGATACCAATTGTGTGCAGGATGCCGTTGCTGTTGATGACTCAGAGGGTGTTGGTGATACCGCTGGTGTTGATGATCCTGTTGATGGTGGTTCAGAGCGTGTTGATGCCGCTGAACATAGGGCACCGGTTTTCTCGATCGAAGAACGTTTGAAGCAGGCGGAACAGACACCGGTCGAACTTGAGACTCCGCTCGTGACGAAGGCCGCAGAGACAGTAAAAGAAGCTAAGCAGGATGCAGAACAGCTCGATCCGCTTCAGCCACATAACTGGTGGCAGTGGGTTCAGCAGTTACCGCTGGCGGGTTTGCCTCAGGCGATTGCACGCAACAGTGCATTGATTGATGTGAACGGAGAAGCATTGGTTTTCGATGTCGATCCGGCACAAGGCGCGTTGTTTAATGCCAGCCAGGTCGGTCGAATTCAGGATGCATTGCAACAGTTGCTCCCGGGCGCGAAAATTGAAATGTCGTTGCAATCGCCGCGCGGTGAAACACCGGAACAGCGACGTCAACGCGAGCAGGCCGAAGCTTTTTATGCTGCGAAACAATCCATTGAATCTGATCCGGTTGTGAATCAGATTCTCACAGAGATGGGTGGCTTTGTCATAGAAGACAGTATCCGTCCGGCGAATTAA
- a CDS encoding VWA domain-containing protein, with protein sequence MIKRCWLSGVISVSLLLFSLLAVFSTQRIHAEPNSKASDVRIVIDISGSMKQTDPNNLRAPALNLLVELLPDGAQSGVWTFGRYINMLVPLGNVDQAWRDKAKLSAEQISSVGLQTNLVEALDKASWKMSEDSGFDHSVILLTDGKIDMVTPGQGADINASEKTRLLNEVLPRYIDAGARIHTLALSGAADNATLQQISLETGGLYLQADNADQLLKAFLKAFDRAVPVEQVPMTNNRFEIDASIEEFTALVFRAAGARETTLVAPDGGIISQENSRKNEDIRWHRDINFDLITVKNPEAGGWAADADVDPDNRVQILTDLKLQVEGLPGSIFAGYPVNLEIALTEKDKILDEKAILELTDFTLKVKAPDGRTGSKLLSDPESLPEDGVFLESLTRLSQQGEYQVEITATGRTFQRRQVLTATLMEPLAVQIEPDYGEQVLNIYVTPEVDNVDTGLSRVIARVTSPDGSSVIHSMTFDQANNFWHLPLSADKGQGDYDALLNIRGVTSNGSTFKSKPESIKAAFPLVKPGTDTISDQVVAESTVAAMDASAESTAMAQSDTGVSAVQPESSAQDLVQPENAPQAVMPEPEVQPDAQVEPESEPEIQPDLKATFEEQMTTEPLSETAEETEGGVSWWVYLILALGNLTVFGGAAFWWFKKRKPMMAAPVDSDVASKVNDTGLPPDLETEFDEADLDGDFDSFDDEGEEEISAAGGTPGATLGAGTDTGLGLDDDFSIDPEELDGSGDGDDDWGEFDAPDDDKKE encoded by the coding sequence ATGATTAAGCGTTGTTGGCTGTCGGGGGTGATTTCTGTATCGCTCCTGCTGTTTTCCCTTCTTGCTGTATTTTCTACCCAGCGCATTCACGCTGAACCTAACTCTAAAGCCTCCGATGTGCGAATCGTCATAGACATCTCAGGCAGTATGAAGCAAACCGATCCGAATAACCTGCGGGCCCCAGCGCTGAATTTACTGGTTGAGTTGTTGCCCGATGGCGCTCAGAGTGGTGTTTGGACATTTGGCCGATACATTAATATGTTGGTGCCTCTGGGAAATGTTGATCAGGCCTGGCGTGATAAGGCCAAGTTAAGCGCTGAGCAAATCAGTTCTGTTGGTTTGCAAACAAACCTTGTAGAAGCGTTAGATAAAGCGTCATGGAAGATGTCGGAGGATTCCGGTTTTGATCACAGTGTGATCCTTCTGACTGATGGCAAGATTGATATGGTTACTCCCGGACAGGGAGCCGATATCAATGCGAGTGAAAAAACACGATTACTGAATGAGGTATTACCCCGATACATAGACGCAGGTGCCCGGATTCATACGCTTGCACTATCAGGTGCGGCGGATAATGCAACGCTACAGCAAATCTCCTTGGAAACCGGCGGTCTCTATTTGCAGGCCGATAATGCAGATCAGCTATTGAAAGCCTTTCTCAAAGCGTTTGATCGCGCTGTTCCGGTTGAACAGGTACCGATGACCAATAACCGCTTTGAAATTGATGCCAGTATTGAAGAGTTTACCGCACTGGTATTTCGCGCAGCGGGAGCGCGTGAAACCACCTTGGTGGCTCCTGATGGCGGAATCATTTCGCAGGAAAATAGCCGTAAGAATGAAGATATTCGTTGGCATCGCGATATTAATTTCGATTTGATTACCGTTAAGAATCCGGAGGCAGGCGGTTGGGCAGCTGATGCAGATGTTGATCCGGACAATCGTGTCCAGATTCTGACTGATCTGAAGTTGCAGGTCGAAGGATTGCCGGGCAGCATCTTTGCTGGCTATCCGGTAAACCTGGAAATTGCTCTCACAGAAAAAGATAAAATTCTGGATGAAAAAGCCATTCTTGAGTTAACGGACTTTACGTTAAAAGTGAAGGCTCCCGATGGCAGAACCGGAAGTAAGTTATTGTCCGATCCGGAGTCGTTACCGGAAGACGGTGTGTTTCTTGAGTCTTTGACACGGTTGTCGCAACAAGGGGAATATCAGGTCGAAATTACAGCCACCGGACGTACCTTCCAGCGTCGCCAAGTCCTCACCGCTACTCTGATGGAGCCTTTGGCTGTTCAAATCGAGCCTGACTATGGTGAGCAGGTGCTGAATATTTATGTGACACCTGAGGTTGATAACGTCGATACCGGTCTTTCCAGAGTGATTGCGCGTGTCACAAGTCCGGATGGCAGTTCCGTGATTCATTCGATGACGTTTGATCAGGCAAATAATTTCTGGCACTTGCCGCTGTCAGCTGATAAGGGGCAGGGCGACTATGATGCCCTTCTCAATATTCGCGGCGTCACATCCAATGGTAGTACGTTCAAAAGTAAGCCGGAGAGTATCAAAGCGGCTTTTCCGCTGGTTAAACCGGGTACCGATACAATATCTGATCAAGTGGTCGCTGAAAGTACTGTTGCTGCGATGGATGCGTCAGCAGAGAGCACTGCGATGGCGCAGTCAGATACGGGCGTGTCTGCTGTGCAGCCAGAATCATCGGCGCAAGACCTCGTGCAGCCAGAAAATGCCCCACAGGCCGTCATGCCTGAGCCAGAGGTTCAGCCTGATGCTCAGGTTGAACCCGAATCAGAGCCCGAGATTCAGCCGGATTTGAAAGCGACATTTGAGGAACAAATGACCACGGAGCCTCTAAGCGAGACTGCTGAAGAGACTGAAGGCGGAGTGTCCTGGTGGGTTTATCTGATTCTCGCACTGGGTAATCTGACCGTCTTTGGCGGTGCCGCATTCTGGTGGTTTAAGAAACGGAAGCCAATGATGGCGGCTCCGGTTGATTCTGATGTGGCATCGAAAGTAAATGACACTGGGCTTCCCCCGGATCTTGAGACTGAATTTGATGAAGCTGACCTTGATGGAGACTTCGATTCTTTCGATGATGAGGGGGAGGAAGAGATTTCGGCCGCAGGTGGTACACCTGGCGCCACTCTTGGGGCGGGAACCGATACCGGCCTCGGCTTGGATGATGACTTCTCGATTGATCCGGAAGAGCTTGATGGCAGTGGCGACGGAGATGATGACTGGGGAGAGTTTGATGCCCCAGATGACGACAAAAAGGAATAA
- a CDS encoding VWA domain-containing protein, producing the protein MLIDFFQTVRQAKVPCSVREYLDLVAAVQAHVAFADLNDFYALAKLVLVKDEKHYDKFDKAFGSYFKGLDAMPALMEEANIPDDWMRKEFERMLTEEQMEQIEAMGGFDKVMDEFQKRLDEQKKRHQGGNKMIGTGGTSPFGANGYNPEGIRIDQGRSRHKKAIKVWEQRNYRDLDDSIDLGIRNVKVALRRLRKFARQGAAEELDMSDTIESTAKNAGFLDIKMVPERHNAVKVLLFFDVGGSMDPHVRVCEELFSATRTEFKHMETFYFHNCLYESVWKNNIRRMNERTETWDILRKYSSDYKVIFVGDAMMAPYEVTHAGGSVEHWNEEPGAVWMQRMADQFDKLVWLNPAPEAHWGQGGSLGAIREIVKDKMYPLSLQGLEDAMRHLSK; encoded by the coding sequence ATGCTCATTGATTTCTTTCAAACAGTTCGTCAGGCCAAAGTTCCATGTTCAGTTCGGGAATATCTGGACCTCGTTGCCGCTGTGCAGGCTCACGTAGCCTTTGCCGACCTGAATGACTTTTATGCGTTAGCCAAGCTTGTGCTGGTTAAAGACGAGAAGCATTACGATAAATTCGACAAAGCATTCGGCAGTTACTTCAAAGGACTGGACGCAATGCCAGCCCTGATGGAAGAAGCCAACATCCCCGATGATTGGATGCGTAAAGAATTTGAGCGCATGCTGACCGAAGAGCAGATGGAACAGATCGAGGCGATGGGCGGCTTCGATAAGGTGATGGACGAGTTCCAGAAACGTTTGGATGAGCAGAAAAAACGCCATCAGGGCGGCAATAAAATGATTGGCACGGGCGGTACTTCGCCGTTTGGTGCTAATGGTTATAATCCTGAGGGCATACGTATTGATCAGGGGCGCTCACGACATAAAAAGGCAATCAAAGTTTGGGAGCAGCGCAATTATCGTGACCTGGATGACTCCATCGATCTCGGTATCCGTAATGTAAAAGTAGCACTGAGGCGACTTCGCAAGTTCGCTCGTCAGGGGGCTGCTGAAGAGTTGGATATGAGTGACACCATCGAGTCAACCGCGAAAAATGCCGGATTCCTTGACATTAAGATGGTGCCTGAACGCCACAATGCAGTGAAGGTGCTGCTGTTTTTTGATGTGGGCGGATCGATGGACCCGCACGTACGTGTTTGTGAAGAGCTGTTTTCAGCGACTCGAACCGAATTCAAGCATATGGAAACCTTCTATTTCCATAACTGCTTGTATGAGTCTGTTTGGAAAAATAATATCCGCCGCATGAACGAACGCACTGAAACCTGGGATATTCTGAGAAAATACAGCAGTGACTACAAAGTGATCTTTGTTGGTGATGCCATGATGGCGCCGTATGAAGTTACCCATGCGGGTGGCAGTGTTGAACATTGGAATGAAGAACCTGGGGCTGTCTGGATGCAGCGGATGGCAGATCAGTTTGATAAGTTGGTTTGGCTCAATCCGGCGCCGGAAGCGCATTGGGGACAGGGTGGATCTCTTGGCGCAATCAGGGAGATTGTGAAAGATAAAATGTATCCTCTGAGCCTGCAGGGCCTTGAAGACGCAATGCGTCACTTGAGTAAATAG
- a CDS encoding toprim domain-containing protein: MNKNEFAELFQSLEQSFDALPGVGPKAAKRLARHVFNQASTGELADRLQSAQKFTHCEYCRMPVRTSCDGCRDAISNELLVVEQADQAVFWQANGFTGRVFVLHGLLSPAAGCGPTELGLAQLKRLTAQLQPVAVWLQLEGGVEAQVTEQFIRNLLPEMSLRSWSVDDFLQHLNTNGVKSSD; this comes from the coding sequence TTGAACAAAAACGAATTCGCTGAGTTATTTCAGAGTCTGGAACAGAGCTTTGACGCATTGCCTGGTGTCGGCCCAAAGGCTGCGAAGCGCCTTGCCAGGCATGTTTTTAATCAGGCGAGTACCGGTGAATTAGCCGATCGCCTTCAATCGGCACAGAAATTCACTCACTGTGAATACTGTCGCATGCCAGTCAGAACCAGTTGCGATGGATGTCGTGATGCCATTTCGAACGAGTTGCTGGTCGTGGAGCAAGCGGATCAGGCGGTGTTTTGGCAAGCAAATGGATTCACCGGGCGTGTTTTCGTTTTGCACGGTTTGTTATCACCCGCCGCGGGCTGCGGGCCAACTGAACTGGGTTTGGCACAATTAAAGCGTTTGACTGCACAGCTGCAGCCTGTTGCCGTCTGGTTGCAGTTAGAAGGCGGTGTTGAGGCTCAGGTGACCGAGCAGTTTATTCGCAATCTGTTGCCGGAAATGTCGTTACGCAGCTGGTCTGTCGATGACTTTCTGCAACATCTAAACACTAACGGGGTCAAAAGCAGTGACTGA